A genomic window from Streptomyces sp. NBC_00234 includes:
- a CDS encoding universal stress protein, with amino-acid sequence MTEQQRHQFERGTDGPKVIVAGIDGSESSMRAAAYAAGLARRQNAMLALVYVQPVMPAGAALGAPVADVTGEVAEGLVSEIRESTERLKDIWNVRWEFHTFRGDPYNGLVTAADELKADAVVVGASESAGHRFVGSVAVRLVKAGRWPVTVVP; translated from the coding sequence GTGACAGAGCAGCAACGCCATCAGTTCGAACGGGGCACTGACGGTCCCAAGGTGATCGTCGCGGGCATCGACGGGTCCGAGTCCTCCATGCGCGCCGCCGCCTACGCCGCCGGACTGGCGCGACGGCAGAACGCCATGCTCGCCCTCGTCTACGTCCAGCCGGTGATGCCGGCCGGCGCCGCACTCGGGGCTCCGGTCGCCGATGTCACCGGCGAGGTGGCGGAGGGCCTGGTGAGCGAGATCCGCGAGTCGACGGAGCGCCTCAAGGACATATGGAACGTGCGGTGGGAGTTCCACACCTTCCGAGGTGATCCGTACAACGGGCTGGTCACGGCGGCCGACGAGCTGAAGGCCGACGCCGTGGTGGTCGGTGCCTCGGAGTCGGCCGGGCACCGTTTCGTCGGTTCGGTGGCCGTCCGCCTGGTGAAGGCCGGCCGCTGGCCGGTCACCGTCGTCCCGTAA
- a CDS encoding polysaccharide deacetylase family protein, whose translation MKSDQQPPDRRTLLRLALGLGAATAVHLIAADPAATPVRPGGAPPAGAAGPPAHARARTSAYRLQPMTAQTPPRFRRAAPAVRTRPLEELPDLGRSMVLSFDDGPDPRYTPGILATLREHRVRAMFFVCGEMAVDNQDLLREMAADGHLVGNHSWSHPLIPRLSRAGIRDELGRTSDVIEKALGEAPLWYRAPYGAWNRNSFEVGSALGMEPLAWTVDTLDWTAPGTDTIVRRVLDGAAPGVVVLSHDAGGDRSQSVAALRRYLPELLADGYRITVPHRR comes from the coding sequence ATGAAATCAGATCAGCAGCCTCCCGACCGACGCACCCTTCTGCGGCTGGCGCTCGGCCTCGGAGCCGCCACCGCCGTGCATCTGATCGCCGCCGACCCCGCGGCCACGCCCGTCCGTCCCGGTGGCGCGCCGCCCGCCGGAGCCGCAGGGCCGCCCGCACACGCGAGGGCGCGGACCTCCGCGTACCGGCTCCAGCCCATGACGGCCCAGACCCCGCCCCGGTTCCGGCGGGCGGCGCCGGCCGTACGGACCCGGCCGCTGGAGGAGCTGCCGGACCTCGGGCGTTCCATGGTCCTCAGCTTCGACGACGGACCCGATCCCCGGTACACCCCGGGCATCCTGGCCACCCTGCGCGAGCACCGGGTCCGGGCGATGTTCTTCGTCTGCGGCGAGATGGCCGTCGACAACCAGGACCTGCTGCGCGAGATGGCGGCCGACGGCCATCTGGTCGGCAACCACTCCTGGTCCCATCCGCTGATCCCGCGGCTGTCGCGGGCCGGCATCCGCGACGAGCTGGGCCGTACCAGTGACGTCATCGAGAAGGCGCTCGGCGAGGCCCCGCTCTGGTACCGGGCGCCGTACGGCGCGTGGAACCGCAACTCCTTCGAGGTCGGTTCGGCCCTGGGCATGGAACCCCTGGCCTGGACCGTCGACACCCTCGACTGGACCGCGCCGGGCACCGACACCATCGTCCGCCGGGTCCTGGACGGTGCGGCGCCCGGCGTCGTCGTGCTGTCCCACGACGCGGGCGGCGACCGTTCGCAGAGTGTCGCCGCACTGCGCCGGTATCTGCCCGAACTGCTCGCCGACGGCTACCGCATCACGGTCCCGCACCGCAGGTGA
- a CDS encoding class F sortase, which yields MGRDHWGAERTRRAPWGAIALVMLTGLALMRNGTDLAPGPPQPAAAASLKERQDPAAAPLAGDPVQPLPYAPAARVKINSIRVDAPMIDVNLDPNGWIEAPPPEDPNLAGWYQNGISPGQRGTAVVVGHVDNMSGPAVFYGLGAIKKGQRVEVARYDGRIAVFEVYGVDVFAKNDFPGARVYGDTGHAELRVITCGGGYSKAGGYDGNVVVFARMVATR from the coding sequence ATGGGCCGGGACCACTGGGGCGCCGAGCGGACCAGACGCGCGCCGTGGGGCGCGATCGCCCTGGTGATGCTCACTGGCCTCGCCCTCATGCGGAACGGCACCGATCTCGCACCGGGGCCACCGCAGCCCGCGGCGGCGGCCTCGCTGAAGGAGCGTCAGGACCCGGCGGCGGCGCCGCTCGCCGGCGATCCGGTCCAGCCGCTGCCTTACGCGCCCGCCGCCCGCGTCAAGATCAACTCGATCCGGGTGGACGCGCCGATGATCGATGTGAACCTGGATCCGAACGGCTGGATCGAGGCACCGCCCCCGGAGGACCCCAACCTCGCGGGCTGGTACCAGAACGGCATCTCGCCCGGCCAGCGCGGCACCGCCGTGGTCGTCGGTCACGTCGACAACATGTCGGGGCCCGCGGTCTTCTACGGTCTGGGTGCCATCAAGAAGGGGCAGCGCGTCGAGGTGGCCCGCTACGACGGCCGGATCGCGGTGTTCGAGGTGTACGGGGTCGACGTGTTCGCCAAGAACGACTTCCCCGGAGCCCGGGTGTACGGAGACACGGGCCATGCGGAGCTCCGGGTCATCACCTGTGGCGGCGGCTACTCCAAGGCCGGCGGGTACGACGGGAACGTGGTCGTCTTCGCCCGGATGGTCGCGACGCGCTGA
- a CDS encoding bestrophin-like domain, which translates to MSEWLVLTIAMASACAVVLTIAVLNNRRIGEDDDPSETPDVIEYMTMMIGVVYAIVLGLAIAGVWEGRSAAQESVRLEAQALHEVSARSSVYPVEVRDRIRADVNAYVTYVVEDEWKAMTETGSLTDRGTRLLDRVRADVTDYEPKTDHEGQAYQPLVDQVAAADDARGSRGQSAGATMPGVVWFGLITGAMVTVGLIFTLQIRRTFRELLLAGLFSVLIAFLLFLIWDFDSPFGRGISATTAPFVDLFPHASGG; encoded by the coding sequence ATGTCGGAATGGCTTGTTCTGACCATTGCCATGGCCTCGGCCTGCGCTGTCGTGCTCACCATCGCCGTCCTCAACAACCGCCGCATCGGCGAGGACGACGACCCGTCCGAGACTCCGGACGTCATCGAGTACATGACGATGATGATCGGCGTGGTGTACGCGATCGTGCTCGGCCTCGCCATCGCGGGCGTCTGGGAGGGGCGGAGCGCGGCCCAGGAGTCCGTACGCCTGGAGGCCCAGGCCCTGCACGAGGTGAGCGCCCGGTCGTCCGTCTATCCGGTCGAGGTCCGCGACCGCATCCGAGCCGATGTCAATGCATATGTCACCTATGTGGTCGAGGACGAGTGGAAGGCCATGACCGAGACGGGGAGCCTCACCGACCGGGGCACCCGGCTGCTGGACCGCGTACGGGCCGACGTCACCGACTACGAGCCGAAGACCGACCACGAGGGGCAGGCATATCAGCCACTGGTGGACCAGGTGGCCGCGGCGGACGACGCCCGCGGCTCCCGGGGGCAGAGCGCGGGCGCGACGATGCCCGGGGTGGTGTGGTTCGGCCTGATCACGGGGGCGATGGTCACGGTGGGGCTGATCTTCACGCTGCAGATCCGCAGAACCTTCCGTGAGCTGCTGCTCGCTGGCCTCTTCAGCGTGCTGATCGCCTTCCTCCTCTTCCTGATCTGGGACTTCGACTCACCCTTCGGACGGGGCATCTCGGCGACCACCGCGCCGTTCGTGGATCTCTTCCCGCACGCCTCCGGCGGATAG
- a CDS encoding SCO0930 family lipoprotein — MNTWRNASLVVTATALLALTTACGQEKGTDAPNGQTVGNALPAEQPADSGYGSDGGYGSEAGTDAAAPKAAGQLAVWDSKSLGKVLTDSAGFTLYRFDKDTASPPASNCEGECAKTWPVVPAGNAVAAPGTDAGLLGEVVRADGTKQLTVAGWPMYRYAQDTGPGDAKGQGVGGTWFAAAPDGKKAAANAGGAEPADLAGLSVRKDPKLGEIVVDKRGMTVYRFKKDSAWPMKSACTGDCLKKWPVVEPVAKNDVEGITTKGFVTFDRPDGIKQQSLDCWPIYTFSGDANPGDTNGQGVGGTWYAVSPDAKLVGAPK, encoded by the coding sequence ATGAATACCTGGCGCAACGCCTCGCTCGTGGTGACGGCGACGGCCCTGCTGGCGCTGACGACGGCGTGCGGTCAGGAGAAGGGCACCGATGCACCGAACGGGCAGACCGTGGGCAATGCCCTCCCCGCGGAGCAGCCCGCAGACAGTGGATACGGCTCGGACGGAGGCTACGGCTCGGAAGCCGGAACCGACGCCGCCGCCCCCAAGGCGGCCGGGCAGCTCGCCGTGTGGGACAGCAAGAGTCTGGGCAAGGTCCTGACCGACAGCGCGGGCTTCACCCTTTACCGCTTCGACAAGGACACCGCGAGTCCGCCCGCGTCGAATTGCGAGGGGGAGTGCGCGAAGACCTGGCCGGTCGTTCCCGCAGGTAATGCGGTTGCCGCGCCGGGTACCGATGCCGGTCTGCTCGGAGAGGTCGTACGCGCCGACGGCACCAAGCAACTCACTGTGGCGGGCTGGCCGATGTACCGGTACGCCCAGGACACCGGGCCGGGCGACGCCAAGGGGCAGGGTGTCGGAGGGACCTGGTTCGCCGCCGCACCCGACGGGAAGAAGGCCGCGGCGAACGCCGGCGGTGCGGAGCCGGCCGACCTCGCGGGGCTTTCCGTCCGCAAGGATCCGAAACTCGGAGAGATCGTCGTCGACAAGCGCGGTATGACGGTCTACCGGTTCAAGAAGGACTCCGCCTGGCCGATGAAGTCGGCCTGCACGGGCGACTGTCTGAAGAAGTGGCCCGTAGTCGAACCGGTGGCGAAAAATGATGTGGAGGGCATCACCACGAAGGGCTTTGTCACCTTCGACCGGCCCGACGGTATCAAGCAGCAGTCACTCGACTGCTGGCCGATTTACACCTTCTCCGGTGATGCCAACCCCGGGGACACCAACGGGCAGGGTGTCGGCGGAACATGGTACGCGGTGTCGCCCGACGCCAAACTGGTCGGCGCGCCCAAGTAA
- a CDS encoding SAM-dependent methyltransferase: MERPAWAPQGIDISVPSVSRMYDFYLGGSHNFEVDREAARKAMEFMPGLPKIMQANRAFMRRAVHYAATEGISQFLDIGSGIPTFGNVHEVAQAADSGARVAYVDHDPVAVAHSQAVLEGVGNAVIAAADLRSPQEILKNPEVSGLLDFDRPVALLLVAVLHFIEDTDDPYTAVAELSEALAPGSLIVITHASYEGIPLSQEEAGGTVDVYRNIRNPLVMRSRAQVSRFFEGYEMVDPGLVSMPNWRPEAPVVEGQEDPFAFSGFAGVGRKA; the protein is encoded by the coding sequence ATGGAGCGTCCCGCCTGGGCACCGCAAGGCATTGACATTTCGGTGCCGAGCGTGTCCCGCATGTATGACTTCTATCTGGGCGGATCGCACAATTTCGAGGTGGACCGGGAAGCTGCCCGTAAGGCCATGGAGTTCATGCCGGGCCTTCCCAAGATCATGCAGGCGAATCGCGCCTTTATGCGCCGGGCGGTGCACTACGCCGCAACTGAGGGCATCAGTCAGTTCCTGGACATCGGTTCCGGCATTCCGACCTTCGGCAATGTTCATGAAGTCGCCCAGGCCGCCGACTCCGGCGCCAGGGTGGCGTACGTCGATCACGACCCGGTAGCCGTCGCGCACAGCCAGGCGGTGCTGGAAGGCGTCGGCAACGCGGTGATCGCCGCCGCCGATCTGCGCAGCCCTCAGGAGATCCTGAAGAACCCCGAGGTCTCCGGTCTCCTCGACTTCGACCGGCCGGTGGCGCTGCTCCTCGTCGCGGTCCTGCACTTCATCGAGGACACCGACGATCCGTACACCGCCGTCGCCGAACTGAGCGAGGCACTCGCCCCCGGCAGCCTGATCGTCATCACCCACGCCTCGTACGAGGGGATTCCGCTCAGTCAGGAGGAGGCGGGGGGCACCGTCGATGTCTACCGCAACATCCGCAACCCGCTCGTCATGCGGTCGCGCGCCCAGGTGAGCCGGTTCTTCGAGGGATACGAGATGGTCGACCCCGGCCTCGTCTCGATGCCCAACTGGCGTCCGGAAGCCCCCGTGGTGGAGGGTCAGGAAGATCCATTCGCCTTCTCGGGCTTCGCAGGGGTAGGACGCAAGGCGTGA
- a CDS encoding putative bifunctional diguanylate cyclase/phosphodiesterase, with amino-acid sequence MSIPAQASGAPDAEPDGPEGRLRRFATIWSRAIFPSTATSMTRQEFEQHLLPLARELSEILHARPFDPAPAHGVGGALVAAHCTDPDALSSTLGVIDSYLVLYCGSNGPVELSTEDSRARCARMQHAFAGGFTRALRERTLAEQEAIARSALVARSHAEHVLHATEARFRAVFSDAAIGIGIADLEGNILEVNDTLTRMFGGLEHHVRSHKVNEWVHPEDSPQVWKYYNELVRGEREHYRVEKPYYRNDGTVLWTNLTVSLLRDSEGKPEYQLALMEDTTERRLLNLRLRYEATHDALTGLPNRTLFFERLEKALAAKGGTRFGLCYLDLDGFKAINDSLGHAAGDRLLVEVADRLQSCATAPGEMVARLGGDEFVALTTGPSTEDEVDELACRILGVLATPIRLDGRELTVRGSIGVVEGPAGERTAAEVLRSADITMYRAKSAGGNRFELADEEADARAITRHGLTTALPAALDRGEFFIEYQPLVHLGDGSVHGAEALVRWCHPQHGVLGPDRFIPLAEHTGLIVPLGRWVLEESVRQANFWQERHSDGGPLRINVNLSPTQLHHPRLVAETVDVLERSGLEPGALCLEVTESALIGADDDLLKPLRQLAEMGVDIALDDFGTGYSNLANLRRLPVSVLKLDRSFTQGMQQHPADPVDLKIVEGIVSLAHSLDLAVTVEGVETGAQAEQLRQLGCDTAQGWYYARPGAPDRIHSLLLADAV; translated from the coding sequence GTGAGTATTCCCGCCCAGGCGTCCGGTGCCCCGGACGCGGAACCGGACGGTCCCGAGGGCCGGCTCCGGAGATTCGCCACGATCTGGAGCCGGGCGATCTTTCCGTCCACGGCCACCTCCATGACGCGCCAGGAGTTCGAACAGCATCTGCTGCCGCTCGCACGTGAGTTGAGCGAGATCCTGCACGCACGGCCCTTCGACCCGGCGCCCGCGCACGGGGTCGGGGGCGCGCTCGTCGCCGCGCACTGCACGGACCCGGACGCGCTCAGCTCGACGCTCGGCGTCATCGACTCGTACCTGGTGCTCTACTGCGGAAGCAACGGCCCGGTGGAGCTCTCGACCGAGGACAGCCGGGCCCGCTGCGCGCGGATGCAGCACGCGTTCGCCGGCGGATTCACGCGGGCGCTGCGCGAGCGGACCCTCGCCGAGCAGGAGGCCATCGCCCGCTCGGCGCTCGTCGCGCGCTCGCACGCCGAACACGTCCTGCACGCCACCGAGGCGCGGTTCCGTGCCGTCTTCAGCGACGCGGCGATCGGCATCGGCATCGCGGATCTCGAAGGCAACATACTGGAGGTCAACGACACCCTCACCCGGATGTTCGGCGGCCTCGAACACCACGTCCGCAGTCACAAGGTGAACGAGTGGGTCCACCCCGAGGACTCACCGCAGGTGTGGAAGTACTACAACGAGCTGGTACGCGGCGAACGCGAGCACTACCGCGTCGAGAAGCCCTACTACCGCAACGACGGCACCGTCCTGTGGACCAACCTCACGGTGTCGCTGCTGCGGGACTCCGAGGGCAAGCCCGAATACCAGCTCGCGCTGATGGAGGACACCACCGAGCGCCGGCTGCTCAACCTCCGGCTGCGTTACGAGGCCACCCACGACGCGCTCACCGGGCTGCCCAACCGGACCCTGTTCTTCGAGCGGCTGGAGAAGGCGCTCGCGGCGAAGGGCGGAACCCGTTTCGGGCTCTGCTACCTCGACCTCGACGGCTTCAAGGCGATCAACGACAGTCTGGGCCACGCGGCGGGGGACCGGCTGCTGGTCGAGGTCGCGGACCGGCTGCAGAGCTGTGCCACCGCACCGGGCGAGATGGTGGCCCGGCTCGGCGGCGACGAGTTCGTGGCCCTGACGACCGGACCGAGCACGGAGGACGAGGTCGACGAGCTGGCCTGCCGGATTCTCGGGGTGCTCGCCACGCCGATCCGGCTCGACGGCCGCGAGCTGACGGTGCGCGGGTCCATCGGCGTGGTCGAGGGCCCGGCCGGTGAGCGCACCGCGGCCGAGGTGCTGCGCAGCGCCGACATCACGATGTACCGGGCCAAGTCGGCGGGCGGCAACCGTTTCGAACTCGCGGACGAGGAGGCCGACGCCCGTGCCATCACCCGGCACGGGCTGACCACGGCGCTGCCCGCGGCGCTGGACCGGGGCGAGTTCTTCATCGAGTACCAGCCCCTGGTGCACCTCGGTGACGGCAGCGTGCACGGTGCGGAGGCGCTGGTGCGCTGGTGCCATCCGCAGCACGGTGTGCTCGGTCCCGACCGCTTCATCCCGCTCGCCGAACACACCGGTCTCATCGTGCCGTTGGGGCGGTGGGTGCTGGAGGAGTCGGTGCGGCAGGCCAACTTCTGGCAGGAGCGGCACAGTGACGGCGGCCCGCTGAGGATCAACGTCAACCTCTCGCCGACCCAGTTGCACCATCCGCGGCTGGTCGCCGAGACGGTCGACGTACTGGAGCGTTCCGGTCTGGAGCCGGGGGCGCTCTGCCTGGAGGTCACCGAGTCCGCGCTGATCGGTGCCGACGACGATCTGCTCAAGCCCCTGCGGCAGCTGGCGGAGATGGGTGTCGACATAGCGCTCGACGACTTCGGCACCGGTTACTCGAACCTGGCGAATCTCCGGCGGCTGCCGGTGAGTGTGCTCAAGCTGGACCGTTCGTTCACCCAGGGGATGCAGCAGCATCCGGCGGACCCGGTCGACCTGAAGATCGTCGAGGGGATCGTCTCGCTCGCCCACAGCCTGGATCTGGCCGTGACGGTGGAGGGCGTGGAGACCGGCGCCCAGGCCGAGCAGCTCCGGCAGCTGGGCTGCGACACGGCCCAGGGCTGGTACTACGCACGTCCGGGCGCACCGGACCGTATCCACTCACTGCTCCTGGCCGACGCGGTGTGA
- a CDS encoding LysR family transcriptional regulator produces the protein MQFQQLAYFVAVAETRHFTRAAEEVHVSQPSLSQQIKALESELGAELFSRARGNIALTDAGEALLPLARRILADADTARHEVQELVQLRRGRIRLGATPSLCTGLLPDVLRAFHDLHPGIRLLLEEGGSHDLVRQLARGALDLALVVLPLPAASPALTTVELLHEDLVVVSSAAEPAPGRKGRVRIADLQGAPLVMFRHGYDLRELTVAACRAEGFEPSFTVEGGEMDAVLGFVRAGLGVAVVPSMVANRAGHDLRTTPLASPGLRRTIALAHRSDVAPPRAARELQKVLLAAHGPERT, from the coding sequence ATGCAGTTCCAGCAGCTCGCCTACTTCGTCGCCGTGGCCGAGACCCGGCACTTCACCCGCGCCGCCGAGGAGGTGCACGTCTCCCAGCCCTCGCTCTCCCAGCAGATCAAGGCGCTGGAGAGCGAACTGGGCGCCGAGCTGTTCAGCCGGGCCCGGGGCAACATCGCCCTGACCGACGCGGGCGAGGCCCTGCTGCCGCTGGCCCGGCGGATTCTGGCCGACGCCGATACCGCACGGCACGAGGTGCAGGAGCTGGTCCAGCTGCGCCGGGGCCGCATCAGGCTCGGTGCGACGCCCAGCCTCTGTACGGGCCTGCTGCCCGATGTCCTGCGCGCCTTCCACGATCTGCACCCCGGGATTCGGCTCCTGCTGGAGGAGGGCGGTTCGCACGACCTCGTACGGCAGCTGGCCCGTGGGGCGCTGGATCTCGCGCTCGTCGTACTCCCCCTGCCGGCCGCGTCGCCCGCGCTGACCACGGTGGAGCTGCTGCACGAGGACCTGGTCGTGGTGTCGTCGGCGGCGGAGCCCGCGCCCGGCCGGAAGGGCCGCGTACGGATCGCCGATCTCCAGGGCGCGCCCCTCGTCATGTTCCGGCACGGCTACGACCTGCGGGAGCTGACCGTCGCGGCCTGTCGCGCCGAAGGCTTCGAGCCGTCGTTCACGGTGGAGGGCGGCGAGATGGACGCGGTGCTCGGCTTCGTACGGGCGGGGCTCGGCGTGGCGGTGGTGCCGAGCATGGTCGCGAACCGGGCCGGACACGATCTGCGGACCACGCCGCTCGCCTCGCCCGGTCTGCGGCGGACGATCGCGCTGGCGCACCGCAGTGACGTCGCGCCGCCGCGGGCGGCGCGGGAGCTGCAGAAGGTGTTGCTGGCCGCCCATGGGCCGGAGCGGACCTGA
- a CDS encoding succinate dehydrogenase, producing the protein MALATRTDRRPSMTRTLWDSTVGKKTIMAVSGLVMLLYLGVHMIGNLKIFFGAGEFNQYAHWLRTMGEPFLHYEWALWLVRVVLVAAVVLHAVSAYQLSRRDIRARPSKYVHKKPRASYATRTMRWGGIILALFIVWHILDLTTGTVHPGGFQSGRPYQNVVDTFSTWYGNTVYIVAMLALGLHVRHGFWSAAQTLGVGSATRDRILKATANALALVLTAGFVAVPVAVMTGVVS; encoded by the coding sequence ATGGCATTGGCAACACGGACGGACCGGCGGCCGTCCATGACGCGCACGCTCTGGGACTCCACCGTCGGCAAGAAAACGATCATGGCCGTGAGTGGTCTGGTCATGCTCCTGTACCTGGGCGTCCACATGATCGGCAACCTGAAGATCTTCTTCGGGGCCGGGGAGTTCAACCAGTACGCCCACTGGCTGCGCACCATGGGCGAGCCCTTCCTCCACTACGAGTGGGCGCTGTGGCTCGTCCGGGTCGTGCTGGTCGCCGCCGTGGTCCTGCACGCGGTGTCCGCGTACCAGCTGAGCCGTCGCGACATCAGGGCACGCCCCAGCAAGTACGTCCACAAGAAGCCGCGCGCGAGCTACGCCACGCGCACCATGCGCTGGGGCGGCATCATCCTCGCCCTGTTCATCGTCTGGCACATCCTCGACCTGACCACCGGCACGGTGCACCCGGGCGGGTTCCAGTCCGGACGCCCGTACCAGAACGTCGTCGACACGTTCTCGACCTGGTACGGCAACACCGTCTACATCGTCGCGATGCTCGCCCTCGGCCTGCATGTCCGGCACGGGTTCTGGAGCGCCGCGCAAACCCTCGGCGTGGGCAGCGCGACCCGCGACCGCATCCTCAAGGCGACCGCCAACGCCCTCGCGCTGGTGCTGACGGCGGGCTTCGTCGCCGTGCCCGTCGCCGTCATGACCGGAGTGGTGAGCTGA